A portion of the Bacteroidetes Order II. bacterium genome contains these proteins:
- a CDS encoding 2OG-Fe(II) oxygenase, whose protein sequence is MYDYLSPHVLQIRNLVHTEEVQHLLSLAASFGFQEQVYEPPLIPEVRTRAMGSSHEWASLLTTRVIPHLPPLSSWLNGTLGVYLPPQPHQWHPKAVNERFRFYRYGAFDRFAPHLDHPFIRNQNEQTFLSLVLYLDDQCEGGETRFSDFSVQPASGTALIYPHWLMHEGGIVRSGVKTVLRTDVFYDRAAL, encoded by the coding sequence ATGTACGATTATTTAAGTCCACACGTATTACAGATCAGAAATTTGGTACATACTGAGGAAGTTCAACACTTGCTATCACTGGCGGCGTCTTTTGGTTTTCAAGAACAAGTATATGAACCTCCTCTTATTCCAGAAGTTCGCACTCGTGCAATGGGTTCTTCCCATGAATGGGCTTCTTTGTTAACAACAAGGGTTATCCCTCATTTACCACCGTTGTCCTCGTGGCTAAACGGTACATTGGGTGTTTATTTGCCGCCTCAGCCACACCAATGGCATCCCAAAGCCGTAAATGAACGCTTTCGTTTCTATCGGTATGGCGCCTTCGATCGCTTTGCCCCCCACCTCGATCATCCCTTTATCCGAAACCAAAACGAACAAACGTTTTTGAGTTTGGTCTTATATTTAGATGACCAGTGCGAAGGCGGCGAAACCCGATTCTCCGACTTTTCTGTACAGCCAGCATCTGGAACGGCTCTTATTTATCCACATTGGCTCATGCACGAAGGCGGCATTGTGCGGAGCGGTGTTAAAACCGTCTTAAGAACCGATGTATTCTATGATCGAGCCGCTTTGTAG
- a CDS encoding phosphatidate cytidylyltransferase, with translation MSRFITALVGFAIIIPLMYFGGPFVTLVVLVVGLLAQIELYRLFEDAGIHPHKSIGALIGILITLNTVIKHDPLLTLVLGALFISLIELFRNHPQPLQNVSSTIFGVIYPVLFLTYALHLRFGTDLAVIKHPDEQGFWLLLTVFLMVAATDTAAYYTGRAFGKNLLFERVSPKKTWEGAAGGLIGCTLMAVGMKMWVITFLDWTDLIVMVLICGILSQFGDLVESLFKRSVKVKDSGSLLPGHGGFLDRLDALLFAMPLVYVYLHYIAPQI, from the coding sequence ATGTCACGTTTTATCACCGCACTTGTCGGTTTTGCCATTATTATCCCATTAATGTACTTTGGTGGCCCTTTTGTCACCCTTGTGGTCTTGGTTGTCGGCTTGTTGGCACAGATTGAGCTGTATCGGCTTTTTGAGGATGCGGGCATTCATCCACACAAAAGCATTGGCGCTTTGATTGGCATATTGATTACCTTAAATACGGTCATCAAGCATGATCCTCTGCTTACCTTGGTTTTAGGCGCCCTATTCATCAGCCTCATCGAACTCTTCCGTAACCATCCCCAACCACTTCAAAATGTTTCGTCCACCATTTTCGGGGTTATTTATCCGGTTTTGTTTCTAACCTATGCCCTTCATTTGCGCTTCGGAACCGATCTTGCAGTCATTAAGCACCCAGATGAACAAGGGTTTTGGCTTTTGTTAACCGTATTTCTAATGGTGGCCGCAACAGACACCGCCGCTTATTATACAGGCAGAGCATTTGGCAAAAATCTGCTGTTTGAGCGGGTCTCCCCTAAAAAAACTTGGGAAGGAGCTGCTGGTGGGCTTATTGGATGCACCCTCATGGCTGTCGGTATGAAAATGTGGGTAATCACCTTTTTAGACTGGACTGACTTGATAGTTATGGTCTTAATATGCGGGATACTCAGTCAATTCGGCGACTTGGTGGAAAGTCTCTTCAAACGTTCTGTTAAAGTAAAAGACTCCGGTAGCCTTTTACCCGGACATGGCGGCTTTTTAGATAGATTAGACGCCTTGTTATTTGCCATGCCGTTGGTGTACGTTTACCTCCATTACATCGCCCCCCAAATATGA